The following DNA comes from Nocardioides panzhihuensis.
GTCTCCAGGACCAGCAGTACGGCGGTCGAGAGCGAGTCGGCGAGCTCGGCGTCCTCGGCGACGTCGGGGGCGGTCAACAGCGGCTCCGGCAGCCACGGACCGACGTACGTCTCCTTGCGGCGCGACAGCGTCCGGATGCGGTTGAGGGCGAGCCGGGTGGTGATCCGCACCAGGTAGGCGCGCTGGTCGCGCACCTCCTCCAGCGGGACATCGGCCCAGCGCAACCACGTCTCCTGGAGCACGTCCTCGGCGTCGGCGGCCGAACCGAGCATCTCGTAGGCCACCGTGAAGAGCAGGTTGCGGTGGGCGACGAAGGCCTCCGTCGCGGCGTCGTCGCTCGCCCCGTCGGACTCGATCATGCCGCCGGCTCCGTAGTGCAGAGCAAAGAATACGGACCCAGCGGCCTGAGGCCGATCGTCGCTCGCTTGCGCTCGCTCATGCCTGCGACCCTACCGGCGCGGGCGCCAGCGGGATCTCGCAGACGTCGGAGTAGCCCTGGCTCTGCAGCCCAGCGGCGGAGTTGAACCGCGATCGCATGTTCTCCAGCGCGATCATCTGGGTCAGCTCCACCATCGCCTCGGCGCCCAGCTCGGCCAGCAGGGCGGCGACCATCTCGTCGGTGACCGTCATCGGCGTGGTCGTCATCGCCTCGGCGTACTCGATGACCTTCCTCTCGGTCTCGTCGAAGACGTCGGAGGTCCGCCACACCTGTACCTGGCTGATCTTCTCGAGATCGAGGTTCTCGTTGCCGGCGAGGTAGTAGCCGAAGTCCAGGCACCAGCTGCACCCGATCGTGCTCGCCGCGGCCATCTCGGCCAGCGACTTGTACGTCGGGTCGAGCGCCTTCCACTTCCCCGCTCTCGTCTCGAACCCCATCACCGCGCGCAGCACCGGCTTGTGGTGGAACAGGACGTAGCCGACGTCGGGGACCTCGCCGTACA
Coding sequences within:
- a CDS encoding carboxymuconolactone decarboxylase family protein; translated protein: MPSTFRIPKADLTGLYGAVVRRVSRKMYGEVPDVGYVLFHHKPVLRAVMGFETRAGKWKALDPTYKSLAEMAAASTIGCSWCLDFGYYLAGNENLDLEKISQVQVWRTSDVFDETERKVIEYAEAMTTTPMTVTDEMVAALLAELGAEAMVELTQMIALENMRSRFNSAAGLQSQGYSDVCEIPLAPAPVGSQA